taaaaaaagaaagaagataacaAGACAACAAGTATTAGTGAGGGTGTGAGAAATTGGAAGCCTtgtccactgttggtgggaatgcagaacGGTGCAGCTTCTATGGAAAATAGCatgggagttcctcaaaaaattaaaactagaccgACCCTATGATCGTGGGATCCCACTGCTGGGTTTTCATCCAAAAGAGCTGCAATCAACATCTCAAAGAGATAGTGGCGCTTCTCTCAAAGTCTTGCTACCCAGATCCCTACAGCAAGCAACACGGGTCCCCTGTTGCTTTTAAACCCAATAAAATGAAACCTCACACCGAAGCCCCGGGCCCAGGCAGAATCCTAGGCCCTCCCGACCACGCGCCCAGACCTGCCCTCCAGGAACAGTGGAATCTTGCTCCCTGCAGTGGGGGGGAGGGTCTCAGCCCCGGCCGCCGGGACAAGCTAGGGGAAGGTCGGGGCACGCCTGGCTGTGGGGCAATCGGCCCTCGTCAGGCGGCCGCGCTCGCCGGAGCAGCGTGACGCGGCGACCGGAGGGCGGCGACGCGGGGGGCCGAAACGGGCGGTGCGCTCCCCGGCGCCCGGCTTCCTGGGCGGCCGCTAGCCCTGCtcggccggcgggggcggggcgcggcctTAAAAGGCCGGGAGGAGTGGCCGTGCCCGGGGGTCACCGGCACAGGGTCGGCCGCTGTCACACGCGCCCGGCTTGGCCCCGACCCGCGCGCACCCGGGAGCACGGCGCACAGTCGCGCTCGCACCGAGTCCGGCCAGCCGTTCCGGCCCGTCTCCGAGAGCCCTCATGGGCCCCGAGGCCACCTGCCCGTGGAGCGGCCCCCTGCCTCGCCTCCGGGTGAGGACCTTGATCGAGCCCGTGGTGGCGTCCACGCAGGTGGCCGCCTCCCTCTACGAGGCGGGTCTGCTCCTCGTGGTGAAGGCGTCCTTCGGAGCCGGGGCCTCCTCCAACCACAGCGCCAGCCCGTCGCCCCGGGACGCTCTGGAGGACGAACAGCAGAGGGCCATCTCCAACTTCTACATCGTCTACAACCTGGTGGCGGGCCTGACGCCCCTGCTGTCCGCCTACGGGCTGGGCTGGCTCAGCGACCGCTACCACCGCAAGATCTCCATCTGCGTGTCCCTGCTGGGCTTTCTGCTCTCCCGCCTGGGGCTGCTGCTCAAGGTGTTGCTGGACTGGCCCGTGGAGGTGCTATATGGGGCGGCGGCGCTGAACGGGCTGTGCGGCGGCTTCTCCGCCTTCTGGTCGGGCGTCATGGCCCTGGGATCCCTCGGCTCCTCCGAGGACCGCCGCTCCCTGCGCCTCATCCTCCTCGACCTGATCCTGGGCCTGGCGGGATTCTGCGGGAGCATGGCCTCGGGGCACCTCTTCAAGCAGATGACTGGGCACCACTCGGGGCAGGGCCTGGTGCTGACGGCCTGCAGCGTGAGCTGTGCCACTTTTGCACTTGTATACAGCCTCTTGGTACTGAAGGTCCCCGAGTCGACGGCCAGTCCCAGGACGGCACTCCCCGCTGTGGATACGGTGTCAGGCACAATTGGCACGTATCGTACCCTGGATCCCGATCAGTCAGACAAGCAGGATGTGGAGGGGTACCCTCCATCTCCCGGGAAAGCAGTGGCCAAAAAGACTGTCATCGCCCTGCTCTTTGTGGGTGCCGTCATATATGACCTGGCAGTGGTGGGCACCGTGGACGTGATGCCCCTTTTTGTGCTCAGGGAGCCTCTCAGGTGGAATCAAGTGCAGGTGGGCTATGGTATGGCAGCCGGGTACACCATCTTCATCACCAGCTTCCTGGGCGTCCTGCTCTTCTCCCGCTGCTTCCAGGACACCACTATGATCGTGATTGGGATGGTCTCCTTTGGGTCGGGAGCCCTCCTCTTGGCTTTCGTGAAAGAGACATACATGTTCTACATCGGTGAGTCTGGCATTCTCGGGGAGGCAGGACGAGGGCACGGCCGGCCCCTTGAGTCGTGGGGCCGACACCAGGGATGCTGTGGTCTGGGTGTCTCTGGCTCAGCAGCAGAGACCATACCCCCTGCCTAGGAAGTTACGAGGGAGTCAGGATCCTGTGCAGTTGAGTTCATCTGAGTTGTACTGTCTACTGGGCCATCTGTGTTACCCGCCGAAGTGGCCTCAGAGTGATGCCTGTGGCTCTAGGAGGTCAGCGGAGGTTGGTCGGTGGGGCCTGTGGTCAGGAGGGAAGGTTTCAGGTTGGCCTTTGGAGACGGGGTTGGATTTCTTCTCTCCAATTTTAAAGGGATAAAACATTAAGGTAATCAGGCTGAAAAGGTCCCTTAATTAAAGTCATTTGGGGCCAAGCATGGGCTattcaaaaatggataaaaaaaaggcacaaatgcCTTCCACAACCAATGTAATAAATTCTTTCAAGGAAGCAGAATGAAGTTTCCACCTGAGGACACAGGTCGGACAACCACAAGCAGAGAGCTCTTTAGACCAATGTTGGAATAGAACTTTCTACACTGATAGAAATGTCCTAAATCTGGTCTGTCTGATAAAAGCAGCCGCACGCCAtgtgtggctattgagcacttgaaatggggCTGGCACAACTGAGGACCAGAGTTTTCAATTTGACttgatttgattttaattaacTCATATAGTCACACGTGGCCAGTGGCTaacacattagaaaaaaacaactcTACACGGTTATCAGAGGCTCTCCCTTGGCTGAGGTCACACATCTCAGAAGATACCTAACAAAATGGCAACTTAGGTTTGGCCGACTCCCAGATAAACGGGCCACGTGCAAAAGCCAGAgtacccctctccccttcccctcccaccacctctacctttgtccccccctccccccccacacttAAACACACAGCACATTGGGATTAGGAATAAGGCATGTGAGAAGGAAAGGTGGTGGCGGCTGTACGTGTGCTATACACTCCTGGATGCAGTTTGCCAAAGTTCCTGGCACTGTCTACCAGAGGGCTTCATGAATGGCGACAGAAGACACCTCTGTCCCAGGGACAAGGAGAGGAGCCTAAAGTCACTCCCGTGACATCAGCTCTACTTCCCTAGATGCCACGTAACTCTGCCGACGAAGACACCCTTCACTACCCGTCACCGTGCCAGCTGTGCCCTGCCACCTCGCAGATGGGTCTGCGGCATCTATGGCACCGTCAGAGATCAGGGGCTCAGCCCGCCCCGGAGAGGGTGTCAGCCTGCAGGCGGAGAAACGACTCCCTGCGGGGCAAGCCTGTGGGGattgtggggagagggggaggttCCTGGTGAGGCTTTTGCTTTTTCCGATTGACTCCTTGGCCAAGCCTGAGCATGACAAGGAGtgttctcttgtgatttctttccaGCTCGAGCTGTCATGCTGTTCGCTCTCATCCCCGTCACAACCATCCGATCGGCAATGTCCAAACTCATAAAGGACTCCTCTTATGGTGAGTGAAAGGAATCTCTCAGAAGTTCTCTGCCTGGCCGGTTTCAGAGCTGCTTGGCTTGAGGCATAGGGTTCGGACTTGCAAAAGGCCCATGAGACGGTGCCAGAAGCAGCCTTGAATACTCTAGGAACACTCCGGTGTCCATTAGAGCAGAGGGGGTGAAAACAGGAGGATGGGAGAGACTCAGAAAGTCGGTCACTGAAAAGCCACCGTCAAAGGAGGACACTGCTACCCGCAGGCTGCAGGAAGATGCAGCCGACGGAGCCAGGAGTCCCGCTGGAACGAGCCAAGACTGAGAGGCGGCCCTGGGAAGGATGCGGAGTCTCCTGAGAGCTCCCTAGAGACTCGGCTAGCAGCTAAAATGGAAGGGACAGCAACATATCTTCTTGGTAACCTCTGTCCCTTCCACAGGAAAGGTGTTCGTCATCCTGCAGCTGTCCCTGGCTCTGACTGGGGTGGTGACGTCCACGGTGTACAACAAGATCTATCAGCTCACCATGGAGAAGTTCGTGGGCACCTGTTttgctctctcctcctttctctccttcctggccATCATCCCGATTGGGTAAGAAAGGAGAGTCTGGTTTGGACTGGGGCTTTTGGGCTTAGGTCAGGGCCTCTTGGACCCTCTCCAGTCTATTATcataaagaattatttatttgcaGCATTTATGCAGTGGGTTCTGAGGGGGCTCTCCCATAAATAAGAAGTCCTCCTGTTCTCCCAAGCTAATAATCTGCCAATCTGGGAAAACCCCGAACTCGTAAATAATGAATAGAGGGCCACAATCAGCTGGTTACTTCCTGGCAGTTTTATACTTCCTTTTGATTAGAGGCTGGGATTAGATATCCTCTTGAACCACTCCAACGTCTTTTCTGAGGTCCTTTTAGAGGAGAATCATCCTGCCTCACTTCCTAGTATTCTCTCCATGCCCTCCAAGGGCTGGGCACCTGGCAGTGCCCTGGAATCTCACATGCCCCTGGACTGTGGGAGCTCCTGGTAGGACTTGAGCAATTCCTTTGATCTCTGTGGGGGAGTcgtctcatttgtaaaataagaacacTCAGGTCAGGGAGATAACAAGCAGGAGGAAGGCTGGAGAAGCCCAAGAGAGGCAgtctgcggggcgcctgggtggctcagttggtta
This DNA window, taken from Acinonyx jubatus isolate Ajub_Pintada_27869175 chromosome D4, VMU_Ajub_asm_v1.0, whole genome shotgun sequence, encodes the following:
- the SLC46A2 gene encoding thymic stromal cotransporter homolog isoform X1, which encodes MGPEATCPWSGPLPRLRVRTLIEPVVASTQVAASLYEAGLLLVVKASFGAGASSNHSASPSPRDALEDEQQRAISNFYIVYNLVAGLTPLLSAYGLGWLSDRYHRKISICVSLLGFLLSRLGLLLKVLLDWPVEVLYGAAALNGLCGGFSAFWSGVMALGSLGSSEDRRSLRLILLDLILGLAGFCGSMASGHLFKQMTGHHSGQGLVLTACSVSCATFALVYSLLVLKVPESTASPRTALPAVDTVSGTIGTYRTLDPDQSDKQDVEGYPPSPGKAVAKKTVIALLFVGAVIYDLAVVGTVDVMPLFVLREPLRWNQVQVGYGMAAGYTIFITSFLGVLLFSRCFQDTTMIVIGMVSFGSGALLLAFVKETYMFYIASWPTNKPHDCNMETSQRNEGADRREPKIPAMASFEVKRRDWVLVTKASHCSKTPGSSRSWLGHELLWLRGPWLVGKSTFLVIELSQLSDVPVRG
- the SLC46A2 gene encoding thymic stromal cotransporter homolog isoform X2, with the protein product MGPEATCPWSGPLPRLRVRTLIEPVVASTQVAASLYEAGLLLVVKASFGAGASSNHSASPSPRDALEDEQQRAISNFYIVYNLVAGLTPLLSAYGLGWLSDRYHRKISICVSLLGFLLSRLGLLLKVLLDWPVEVLYGAAALNGLCGGFSAFWSGVMALGSLGSSEDRRSLRLILLDLILGLAGFCGSMASGHLFKQMTGHHSGQGLVLTACSVSCATFALVYSLLVLKVPESTASPRTALPAVDTVSGTIGTYRTLDPDQSDKQDVEGYPPSPGKAVAKKTVIALLFVGAVIYDLAVVGTVDVMPLFVLREPLRWNQVQVGYGMAAGYTIFITSFLGVLLFSRCFQDTTMIVIGMVSFGSGALLLAFVKETYMFYIARAVMLFALIPVTTIRSAMSKLIKDSSYGKVFVILQLSLALTGVVTSTVYNKIYQLTMEKFVGTCFALSSFLSFLAIIPIGIVAYKQAS